The genomic region TGAAACAGTCAACCAAGAATTTTCACCGCGATAATTTAATTGGGAGGGGAGGATATGGTAATGTGTACAAGGGTGTTTTACCAAATGGTAATGTCATTGCTATTAAGAGGTTTAAGAATTGTTCTGCAGCTGGTGATGCAGGGTTTACACATGAGGTTGAAGTGATTGCGAGTATTAGGCATGTTAATCTGGTGGAATTACGAGGGTATTGTGTTGCTACTACTAAATTAGAAGGTCATCAGAGGATTATTGTGTGTGATTTGATGGAGAATGGTAGTTTACATGATCATTTGTATGTGGATGATGTAGAGAAGAAATTAAGTTGGCCAATGAGGCAAAAAATCGCGTTAGGGATGGCACGAGGGTTAGCTTACTTGCATTATGGTGCACAACCTGCTGTGATTCACCGTGATATTAAGGCTAGTAATATTCTTTTGGATGATAATTTTGAGGCTAAGGTTTGTGATTTTGGGCTGGCCAAGTTTAATCCTGAAGGGTTCTCACATTTGAGCACTAGGGTGGCTGGGACGATGGGGTATGTTGCCCCGGAATATGCCCTCTATGGTCAGTTGACTGAAAGAAGTGACGTTTACAGTTTTGGAGTTGTTTTGCTCGAGTTGTTGAGTGGGAAGAAGGCTATCCTGTCTGTGAATGACGGGCAACCTTCCCTTGTCACAGATTGGGCCTGGGCGTTGGTTAGGAAAGGACATGCCTTGGATGTCATTGAAGAAGGGATGCCCGAACTCGGCCCAAGCGAGGTCATGGAGAAGTATGTGATGATTGCGGTTTTATGCTCACATCCTCAACTATATGCTAGGCCGACAATGGACCAAGTTGTGAAGATTTTGGAGACAGACTtgccagttccttcaatcccggaaAGGCCTATCCCGTTGGTTGCTGAGCTGTCAGAAATCGAGAGGTCTGCTAGTAGTAGTGGTTCAGGGAACATGTCCACGTCGGGGGGGTTTCAGTCATTTGCAATGATGAACTTTGATTCGACAAGCACAAGTATGATATGATTTTCAGGTAAGGTATGGTATAGCTTTCATTCCTCAATTGGGAATGTTAGATATTTGTATAGGTATTTTGCTTGTTCATCTAAGTGTCGTTTTCTTGGTTTTGTTTCGGATAGATTAGGATGTTGAAGAATGTAACTCTTGAGTAGATTGTATTTAGGGAAAGGAGTGTATATACACCTCAAAGCATTACATTTGGGTCATATATAGTATGATTCGGTAACAAAATTTCCTTTTGGAAGGCTTAGGATTTACAGATCTTGCCTATCAAGATGTTACAAAATGGCTAGTCCATTGATGTTACGTTTTAAAACATTTAGGTTTTTGTAGAGCCGGAAAATAGTCCATGTTACATGCTCATTTCAAGTTTGCTAAATTTTGAGCAACTTTATTTAAGGAATGAGGGATGAGAGCTAAAGCTAAAACTGATACAGTGGAACAGAGGTAATTTTGTGATGACTTATATCCAAGCCAACAATCTGTAACACAATCCGGAGACGGTTATTTGGTTGCCATAGAAATAGAAAACTAGGTTTTTTTATTGATGAATTAATGAGTGTTTCTACAAAATGTGTGGAGGACTGGAGGGGATAAATGGCGTAATCAAGTAGTACTGTGTACCGTATAGTTTGGTGATTGCAATAACTGATTGCCCCCCATGAGTTGAGTTGAGTCGAGCCGCCATGGCAACCAGGCAAGGCCATTCAAAAAAACCGTGATaagcatcttttttttttttgaccttCCAGAATGAGTAAATATGCACAAAAGGAAAAGATGACTTCTTTTTTGAGGAAAACCATTATGGTTTAGATTATATTACTTAAATCATGAGTCGCAACATCAACAAACACCAACGGATAGTTTTGTGTCCAACAACGTCTACCTATAGACCATGGCATAGCATAAGCTACCACGTACGCAAGCCTATTAAAATTCCTACTAGTGTAcgtaaataaataaaacataatcAAACAAACTACAATGTAAAATATCATCCTAAATAAGAAAAATATCACTCTGACCGTTTTTTCGCTTCTTCAAATCATCAACCACACCAAAACAATCGCTTTCAATAATAACGTTTCGAAGCCCTGTCCTCCTTGCTTCCTTTAATTCAAGATATATAGCTTCCGCTTCCGCCATAACCACCTCCCAACTAGTGTCTTCCTGAATCGACACCGCCCATGCTATCCTCCCATCCCCATCACGAcacaaaacaccaagtccaacaCCTACACCCTCCATAACACCCGTGTCAATGTTTATGTTCCACACCCTCCACTCGGCCTAGTGCATCTTCCATTACTCGTCCTTCTTCTCTCCAACGCCCTCTCAACTCCAACCCCTTCTCGTTGTAAAGTTTCCATTTCCCATAAAAGCTCCATGATCCTCCTCATCGCGCTCTCTTCTGTCCACCTGCCATTGTCAAACAACAACTTATTCCGCTCTTCCCAGGTCACCCAACATGTTGTCGTAAAAGAGCCAAATTAAACTTAGTAAAATCACGGAAACCCATACCCCCTTAGCCTTCGATCGACACATTGAGCTCCACTCTATCCATGGAATTTTTCGTCTCCCATTATTTGACCCCCCCACGAGAAATTAGAGAAATTAGAGACAATTGAACGCAACTCATCGCAAAAATTAGACGGTAGCTTAAATATACTCATCGCATGATAAGCTAAATCGcaaacctaatcaaagataaactaACAGACCTAAACTAATGCAGtagaggaagtcgggatcgtatccacagggagacaatTAAGAAACAGAAATTAAGAAGTCTAAAAATAAGAGGAGAAATAGCTAGAATTATCAGTTCACCATGGTCTAACAACGGTCAAGGTAAGGGTCAAAGATCAGCATAAATACAGTTTGAAGgatagtgaaaaggtcctttcggtccgctattcgccctagaatgcCTTTAATATGCTTTCGCTCTTATTAGGGTATTATATTGTCCGAAATAGGTCTCACTCtctccaatctttcgatctaagtTGAAGTTTACCCGATTAAATAACTAGTCGCATACATTCAACTtattaaataaaaattaattgCTACGATTAACAATTCAAACACGGTAAGTATTCCAGATCTAATAGTTTAATTAAGATCGTCTCAAAACCATGATTTCCTCAAT from Silene latifolia isolate original U9 population chromosome 3, ASM4854445v1, whole genome shotgun sequence harbors:
- the LOC141647764 gene encoding putative LRR receptor-like serine/threonine-protein kinase RKF3; the encoded protein is MIKSKKLHGNNHPLKMSPLSPLFILFLILQLLSSSARIITRTQNAVVSPSCPLNFTTLKTLIHQADVKPSNNVGANCGYISEGLRLVLAEYLRSTNSFYPPLNSSESCWNSYESLVDSFIPNFNIRRSCNFSTSWISQGCMNISTRSEFEKLVPKLALNDAVSNCNQSLENSSPCASCLTSLTTLQASYLTGPAVGSISDCTNLPLIYAGGLINQFGPSDPGTARCLFSLDFTNDGSGNSWKKKVIISVITVGCFIGLCSLFGGYVVFSRFKKRREIKKRRLRRVGSGSVSKLPSSIGGSTTLIKFTIEELKQSTKNFHRDNLIGRGGYGNVYKGVLPNGNVIAIKRFKNCSAAGDAGFTHEVEVIASIRHVNLVELRGYCVATTKLEGHQRIIVCDLMENGSLHDHLYVDDVEKKLSWPMRQKIALGMARGLAYLHYGAQPAVIHRDIKASNILLDDNFEAKVCDFGLAKFNPEGFSHLSTRVAGTMGYVAPEYALYGQLTERSDVYSFGVVLLELLSGKKAILSVNDGQPSLVTDWAWALVRKGHALDVIEEGMPELGPSEVMEKYVMIAVLCSHPQLYARPTMDQVVKILETDLPVPSIPERPIPLVAELSEIERSASSSGSGNMSTSGGFQSFAMMNFDSTSTSMI